CTACGATAAAGTGAAGGATGGGGGTATTGATTTATTGATTGGCACGCATGCCTTATTAAGCGAAAAGCTACGCTTTGAGAAATTGGGCTTGGTTATCATTGATGAACAGCACAAATTTGGCGTGGAGCAGAGAGCAGAGCTTTCTAAAAGGACCTTTCAGGAGAATGGAAAATACTGGCCACATAACTTAATTATGACAGCAACGCCTATACCTCGAACCCTAGCAATGACTATCTATGGGGATTTAGAGGTATCTGTATTAAAAGAATTGCCACCAGCAAGACAGCCTATAATTACCAAAAAATTCTCACAAGGCGAAGTCGAGAAGGCATATGGATTCTTAAAGGAAGTCCTAGCTTGTGGTGGCCAGGCGTATATAATTTATCCAATTATCGAAGAATCCCAAAGCATGGACTTGAAGGCAGCCAAGGCTATGTATGAGGCATTAAGAAAGGAAATTTTTAAGGATTTCCGCATTGGTCTAATTCATAGTCGTCTAAATCAGACAGAGCAGGGCCGAATTATGGAAGGCTTTTATGAAGGAAAAATAGATATATTAGTAGCAACAAGCATCTTAGAGGTCGGCGTAGATGTGCCGGATGCGTCATGCATTTTAATTGAAGAGGCAGATCGCTTTGGGCTTTCGACTTTACATCAGTTGCGCGGTAGGGTTGGAAGGTCAGATAAGCAGTCGTATTGTCTTATAGTTAGTTCTTCTCGCACCCAAGAAGGCGCAGCGCGTATTAAGGCTATAACCAGCCTTTCTGATGGTTTTAAGCTTGCTGAGGCTGATTTGCGAATCAGGGGTCCAGGCCAATTTTTCGGTAGAGAGCAGCATGGTCTTAGTGATCTGAAATTTGTCGATCCTTTAGGGCAGATGCACATTTTGAAAAATGCCAGAGATGAAGCTATCCGCTTATTGGATAAAGATCCCCAACTAAGTCAACGCCAGCATCACCTCATGCGCTTGGCCCTGAAAAGTAGATATCCTGATTTTGAGACGTTGATGATGACAGGTTAGCGCTAGCCTGTAGATGAGATGAGGTAATGAGAATAATAGCAGGAGAGTTTAAAGGTAGAAACCTCTTAGGCCCTAAGTCAATTAGGCCGACTGAAGATAAGGTCAAAAAGTCTCTTTTTGATATCTTCAGGGAGCCTGTATTAGATTCGCGTTTCCTGGATTTATTTGCTGGATCAGGTGCAGTAGGCATTGAAGCGCTCTCGCGCGGGGCAAGAGAGGTGTATTTCGTAGAGAATAATTTTAATGCCTGCAAGATAATCGAACAAAACATAAGCAAGTTAAGGCTTAAGGAGCAGACTTATAAGATATTAAGCATGGATGTTGAAAGGGCAATTCTTCATTTTCATAAGGCCAAGGAGGTATTTGATTTGGTATACTTAGACCCTCCTTACTATCAGGATATGGCAAAAAAAGCCTTGCAAATGCTAAGTAGCTATGATATATTAGGCCAGAATGGTTTTGTGATTGTTCAACATCATAGTAAAGATAGATTAGAGCAAGAGTCTGACAAACTAAAGCTATGGCGCACAAGGAGTTATTCAACTACGTTGCTCTCCTTTTATAGCAAAATAACCAACCTTTAATTTGAATAAGCAAAAATAGTTATAACTTTATATTTTACAAGAGGTTAGATGAATTATGTGTCGAAAAGCCATTTATCCCGGGACATTTGATCCAGTCACCTTTGGGCATTTGGATTTGATTGAAAGAGCTGCAAGAATTTTCGATGAGGTAATAATTGCCATAGCAGAAAATCTTGAAAAGAAGCCATTGTTCAGTCTGGAGGAAAGAGTAGCTATGATTAAGAAGGCTACTCTAGACTTTGATAACGTCTCTGTTGAGGCCTTTGATGAGCTAGT
This window of the Candidatus Omnitrophota bacterium genome carries:
- the rsmD gene encoding 16S rRNA (guanine(966)-N(2))-methyltransferase RsmD; protein product: MRIIAGEFKGRNLLGPKSIRPTEDKVKKSLFDIFREPVLDSRFLDLFAGSGAVGIEALSRGAREVYFVENNFNACKIIEQNISKLRLKEQTYKILSMDVERAILHFHKAKEVFDLVYLDPPYYQDMAKKALQMLSSYDILGQNGFVIVQHHSKDRLEQESDKLKLWRTRSYSTTLLSFYSKITNL